The DNA region aaaaacaaaataaatgattctGGTCATTTTCACACTAGAATTACAGTTATTTTTCTGATGATAAGTATTAGTGCAGAGCAAACTGTTGGCAAATGTTCTGTCGAACAGAATCGATCCCCAAACTGAACTCCAACGGCTGAGAGTTTAACAGTTTAATAGTCATAATGTGCCATCAATACAGAAAGACTCGTCTTAAAATCATTTAATACATTCCAAAATCTCAGATCTGTTTGAAAAACTAAAGTTTAAGCCTTAAGTGAAACTTAAGACgtattttctttattgtttaTAAATTCAGTTTATGAGACCAAAAGTGACTACATGCCAAAAGTAATGTTGGTTTTCATCATgaggtctgtgtgtttgtaggaTGAATCATTGCACTTCTGATCTCAAAGGCATCGATCAGCTCCTGAGAAGAGGAAAACATAAAATTAGAATCAAAGATTTCCTATTTATAGCAGCCTGCAGGTACAAATTCAAGCGTGAAAAATCACAATCAAATGTCCAAACCTTCCACAACTTTGGGGATAAAGAGATGATGCACTGTTTCCTGCTGGATGAGTCTCCATTGCCCACAGCCGCCTCCTCTATTGgtgctgcattaaaaaaaaaaacatgcaacaCTGAAATAATTCTCTTAAAATATTGCAATTATTTTTGATGCATGGTGAGATGATGAAACAAATCTTATTTCCTCTCACCTATGCAAGGCAGCTTGGAATCGTCCAGATACATTCGAGCCAACCCATCCTGAAAAACAAAGAGTGGTGTCATGACTGCTGgtggccgctagagggcagcgCCGAGTGGAGCTTCAGCTCACCCTGATCAGGAAGGACGTGTGGAAAATGTTCTCTATGGTCCGGGAGAACGAGTTGGGGTCAATGACGAACTCATAATACGATATTGGGCAAGTTGCTGTGGTAGAGGCAGAGGGCCGTGATCAGGAACTGACAAAACGATCCTGGAATTATTACAAGAGCGGCTAAACTCACGATCATCTCTGTAATAACTCCTCAGGTATCCCAGGATCctttccacctctctctctgtggcCTCCTGGTGAAAGCCATCTAATTTCTtcaactattaaaaaaaaaatggacacAATTAAGTTCAAAACATATGCACATttatataaaacaaaacaagggtAATGGAAAGATTCAAAGTGGCCCTGGAGCGAAACCTCCATAGCAGAATATTTAAAGTAAAACTCATTCTATATGTTTTGTAACAATAGCTGTGAGCAGAGTGACACAACTGTTAATATACCGGTAGTTTGCAATTGGTTTTTTTGATCCCTTCACAGTCTAAAAAGCTTCTCCATGTTGAATAGACTTCAGATTTAGTTCCCATCATGCTGGACCTAATTTCTTATATTTTCAATGAATGCCTGAATCTTTTTCAATCTGCAAGAGAAGGGGGGGAACCTCCTTCCATTTAAACAATACAAAACAGTGTTTACCTCAGTTGGCATTATTCTTTTGGCCTCCTTGGTGGGCTCCCTCCTCTGCCGTTCTATCCTTGGCTTCGGGGGAGGCGGCTCTACGTGGAAAGCGCCGTTCCTGTTGAAATTAAccacaggcgtgtgtgtgtgtggggggggggtgaggctgGTCATACAGGAAACATGAATGAATTACTTAAATGAAGCCTTCCTGGCCTACAGGGACACTCACATGTAATGAAAGGAGGGTGCTGTCctgaagcagctctctgctctcctgGCCAGCCGGTGCCACGCATCCTCGGGCAGGTAGCCATCCACCTGCTGACCCTCCGGCTGCTCATCCTCTCCACCCTCCAGTCGGTTCAGACCCATGAAGGACAGCTGTCGGAGGAGAGAGACCGCTGCAAATGCTGGGCAAATTCAGACACGCACGCCTCCCACCACACCCTTTCCCCCTGATCGTGTCTGACATCAGACTGAGAATTGTCATTGGTTCTAAAATTCACAGCGTCCTTTATCGTGCTTTAAAAGTGTCAGAGAGGATTGTTTAATGCTCGGATTTGAGATGCAGGCCAGCTTACACAGGAATGGCACGTTTCTGTTAAATGAACACCagcaataatttaaataaactcAGATTGTGTGATTCTTTCAGGCAGATTAAAGTCATGAGTACAGACGGTCAATTCACTTACCAGGTTTTCTGTAAAGATGCTGGGATCAAAACCATTGCCTGCACACATCTGGGTTGCTTTCTCCTTCCCCAGGTCTGTGGCCACAACCAGGAACCGAGCGTCCAGAGCTGCTTCTCTCACCTGTCGAACTGCAGAGAAACACTCAAAGCTCCGTGGAGGCTGCATGATGGGAAAGACACGTTCTGGTATTTCAGAGGGGCTGAGGATACCATCAAAGTTACCAGGAAGAGCACCATGCACAGTTTAATG from Takifugu rubripes chromosome 4, fTakRub1.2, whole genome shotgun sequence includes:
- the nsmce4a gene encoding non-structural maintenance of chromosomes element 4 homolog A, which gives rise to MRRSHADGDEGSSRQNGSDGPKGAEQQQSEAEVGAFSFHPTDSQNSENDPRQRRELRSRYRELISTVQQNREDILSPSNNKLTEVLEEANRLFKDVRQVREAALDARFLVVATDLGKEKATQMCAGNGFDPSIFTENLLSFMGLNRLEGGEDEQPEGQQVDGYLPEDAWHRLARRAESCFRTAPSFHYMNGAFHVEPPPPKPRIERQRREPTKEAKRIMPTELKKLDGFHQEATEREVERILGYLRSYYRDDPTCPISYYEFVIDPNSFSRTIENIFHTSFLIRDGLARMYLDDSKLPCIAPIEEAAVGNGDSSSRKQCIISLSPKLWKELIDAFEIRSAMIHPTNTQTS